ACTTGAAGCAACAACAAGAAACGGGAAAACAGGGGCCAAAAAATTTATCAATGCCCGTGCCTTGCTGTTATGCGATGCAGGCCCTGATGGGCCAGCTTGGACTGTTGCCGCTGCTGCTGAAGCGCTGGGAGTGACATCCCGAACAATTGAACATCTGAAAAAACGTT
This region of Desulfobulbaceae bacterium DB1 genomic DNA includes:
- a CDS encoding IS630 family transposase, which gives rise to MPPRYRITLTKQERRELEATTRNGKTGAKKFINARALLLCDAGPDGPAWTVAAAAEALGVTSRTIEHLKKR